In the Streptomyces sp. f51 genome, one interval contains:
- a CDS encoding class I SAM-dependent methyltransferase, with translation MDDTPSRIPTALPALRSKAREAGFIMSSEDRTGSLLAALAAARPAGRILELGTGVGEGTAWLLSGMDLDARLTTVELDPALQSFAQEQLGADPRVTFVSGDGGAWLEDFDDAPFDLVFADTWPGKFTHLDRALELVAPGGIYLIDDLFPQPGWPEGHEASVKRLLAELDEREDFRCVRMAWASGLLMAVRTA, from the coding sequence ATGGACGATACGCCGAGCCGCATCCCGACCGCCCTGCCCGCATTGCGCTCCAAGGCGCGCGAAGCGGGCTTCATCATGTCCAGTGAAGACCGCACAGGAAGCCTTCTGGCAGCCCTGGCCGCCGCCCGGCCCGCGGGCCGGATCCTCGAACTCGGCACCGGAGTCGGAGAGGGCACCGCCTGGCTCCTCAGCGGCATGGACCTCGATGCCCGTCTGACCACCGTCGAACTCGACCCCGCCCTCCAATCTTTCGCCCAAGAACAGCTGGGCGCCGACCCGCGGGTGACGTTCGTCTCCGGAGACGGCGGGGCATGGCTGGAAGATTTCGACGACGCCCCCTTCGACCTCGTCTTCGCGGACACCTGGCCAGGCAAGTTCACCCACCTCGACCGAGCCCTGGAACTCGTGGCTCCCGGCGGGATCTACCTGATCGACGACCTCTTCCCCCAGCCCGGTTGGCCGGAGGGCCACGAAGCATCCGTCAAACGCCTTCTGGCCGAACTGGACGAACGCGAGGACTTCCGATGCGTGCGCATGGCATGGGCAAGCGGACTGCTGATGGCCGTGCGCACAGCCTGA